The segment agaggaggaagagggggaggaggaagaggaggaggaggaggaggaggaggaagaggaggaagaggaggaggaagaggaggaggaggaggaggaggaggaggaggaggaagaggaggaggaggagaaggaagaggaagaagaggaggaggaggaggaggaggaggaggaggaggaggaagaggaggaagaggaggaggaagaggaggaggaggaagaggaggaagaggaggaggaagaggaggaagaggaggaggtggaggaggaggaggaggaggaagaggaggaggaggaggaagaggaggaagaggggaagagggaaggaggaagaggaggaagaggagggggaggaggaagaggaggtagaggaggaggaggaggaagaggaggaagaggaggtagaggaggtggaggaggaggaggaggaggaggaagaggaggaaaaggaagaagaggaggaggaggaggaggaagaagaggaggaagaggaggaggaggaggaggaggaagaagaggaggaagaggaggaggaggaggaggaggaagaggaggaggaaaaggaagaggaggaggaggaggaggaggaggaggaagaagaggaggaagaggaggaagaggaggaggaggaggaggaggaagaggaggaggaaggaaggagaggaggaagaggaggaggaagaggaggaggagaaggaagaggaagaagaggaggaggaggaagaagaggaggaagaggaggaggaagaggaggaggaagaggaggaggaggaagaggaggaggaggag is part of the Notolabrus celidotus isolate fNotCel1 chromosome 20, fNotCel1.pri, whole genome shotgun sequence genome and harbors:
- the LOC117831981 gene encoding cilia- and flagella-associated protein 251, which encodes EEEEEEEKEEEEEEEEEEEEEEEEEEEEEEEEEEEEEEEEEEEEEEEEEEEEEEEEEEEKEEEEEEEEEEEEEEEEEEEEEEEEEEEEEEEEEEEEEKEEEEEEEEEEEEEEEEEEEEEEEEEEEEEEGRKEEEEEEEEEEEEEEEEEEEEEEEEEEEEEEEEEEEEEEEEEEEEEEEEEEEEEEEEEEEDKEEEEEEEEEEDKEEEEEEEKR